A single genomic interval of Picosynechococcus sp. PCC 7003 harbors:
- a CDS encoding response regulator, translated as MQGTLNEIDLRSILQLIELGQRTGQLWIEARPLGAIDDLSWQFQQTPHFQQSLPLSTWLVFFVNGQIVYGTDDYSLQMHRLRDYLVHYHLSHKLADLDREAIATTTIPEYAALWRLLETQTITVDQARHILQAMVQETLFDLLSLHQGQFNFQLGTPFGPQLHTYAVTSLLFETVKKVQKWKQLYPHIQFPQQRLLLSQPQKLAAALPAIAYQKLAQWITGETTLRQLARYLNRDLVALAKALLPYIQKGWLQVLDPVHPLGLSRPHEVPSDQTWRILCIDDDFTIGKAVEQILSTQGYQVHLVQNPLEAIQVAFAVAPHLILCDIAMPHLDGHEICMMLRHSKRFQDLPIIMLTGQEQFINRIQADFAGATDYLTKPFGQQELLTLLEKYLPNHQPSRISPGDRPWS; from the coding sequence ATGCAAGGGACTCTCAATGAAATTGATCTACGCAGTATTTTACAGCTCATTGAGCTGGGGCAACGGACTGGGCAATTGTGGATCGAAGCTCGACCATTGGGGGCCATTGATGATCTGAGCTGGCAGTTTCAACAAACTCCCCATTTCCAACAATCACTGCCCCTATCTACCTGGTTAGTTTTTTTTGTGAATGGTCAAATTGTCTACGGGACTGATGACTATTCCCTACAGATGCACCGTCTGCGAGATTACCTAGTTCACTACCATCTCAGCCACAAGCTAGCGGATCTTGACCGAGAGGCGATCGCCACAACCACAATTCCTGAATATGCAGCCCTGTGGCGGCTCCTAGAAACCCAAACCATCACCGTTGACCAGGCGCGCCATATCCTCCAGGCGATGGTGCAAGAAACCCTCTTTGATCTCCTGAGTCTCCACCAAGGCCAGTTTAATTTTCAGTTGGGCACTCCCTTTGGGCCACAGCTACACACCTATGCGGTGACTTCCTTGCTGTTTGAGACGGTCAAAAAAGTCCAAAAATGGAAGCAACTCTATCCCCATATCCAATTTCCCCAACAGCGTTTACTTCTATCCCAGCCCCAAAAACTTGCGGCAGCTCTACCGGCGATCGCCTACCAAAAATTAGCCCAGTGGATTACTGGAGAAACAACCCTCCGTCAACTGGCCCGTTATCTCAATCGCGATCTCGTTGCCCTTGCTAAGGCCTTACTCCCCTATATCCAAAAAGGCTGGCTCCAAGTTCTAGATCCCGTCCACCCCCTGGGTTTGTCGCGCCCTCATGAAGTGCCGTCTGATCAGACCTGGCGCATCCTTTGCATTGATGATGATTTCACCATCGGCAAGGCTGTGGAACAAATCCTCAGCACCCAGGGTTACCAAGTGCACCTCGTCCAAAATCCCCTAGAGGCGATTCAAGTTGCCTTTGCCGTGGCCCCCCATTTGATCCTTTGTGATATTGCCATGCCCCACCTCGATGGCCATGAAATTTGTATGATGCTGCGCCACAGTAAGCGATTTCAAGATCTCCCCATCATTATGCTGACGGGCCAAGAACAATTTATTAACCGAATTCAGGCCGATTTTGCTGGGGCAACGGACTATTTAACTAAACCCTTCGGCCAGCAGGAACTGTTAACCTTGCTTGAAAAATATCTCCCAAACCATCAACCATCGAGGATCTCCCCCGGCGATCGCCCTTGGAGCTAA
- the hmpF gene encoding pilus motility taxis protein HmpF produces MLYLAEVKKTKGFMGSKTEIKLLACERNDRSWSTVPGEELVPADELSNFSDGALVVVNLGNNRLIQGTPEIATNRILTVLQNFSRLMDKSKSQEEEIEQWRQSLTYQADELNRRQEEMNSRLDQIEETEAELQKLQDEKLAFEKLKAEADEIKAEFARKQAELEGAWQQLRGEQQRLQEETGGQGLNPAIATKIHQILVQCQSNHAPTDEVRIQLGDLLQELTQQEQLFQTFAQYPQQLQELETQLAAIATQVQTETTNVEERHQALENAKTQLQVQRQLLQAKQSHLNQLATSRQRQEDMQDLLTSLAAGAGGIEHYGVDLATIEAMPLGELESTVEKLRDDLDKLVRFVNDQEEELTLQHEAVGEIKASLAAVAPDNVMELQELEEELRDEEEKLGMLNQTLVGQRRTLRERQGALQQHLRVLKRRQGIIEVEAEQNIDLSPAIAYLEDYEVEDETQKQKLEAEIEAMHHTIQQLENILMPQERELAQQQKNLEQKQAEYEAKQREQAQLQGKIQLYEENLLPMKSALEQMTQSLRTLEDLIHQFLQVNEQQQQLAQELEQTMAEATHSP; encoded by the coding sequence GTGCTATACCTTGCAGAGGTCAAAAAAACGAAAGGATTCATGGGCAGCAAAACCGAAATTAAATTGCTTGCCTGTGAACGTAATGATCGCAGTTGGAGCACGGTGCCTGGGGAAGAATTAGTCCCCGCCGATGAATTGAGTAATTTCAGTGACGGTGCCCTAGTCGTTGTCAACCTGGGGAATAACCGTTTGATTCAGGGGACCCCCGAAATCGCCACAAACCGCATTTTGACGGTGTTACAAAACTTTTCTCGCCTCATGGATAAATCAAAATCCCAAGAGGAAGAAATTGAACAATGGCGGCAATCCCTGACCTACCAAGCCGATGAACTCAATCGTCGTCAGGAGGAAATGAATAGTCGCCTCGATCAAATTGAAGAAACTGAAGCCGAACTGCAAAAGCTCCAGGACGAAAAACTAGCCTTTGAAAAACTCAAGGCCGAGGCCGACGAAATTAAAGCGGAGTTTGCCCGTAAGCAAGCGGAATTGGAAGGGGCCTGGCAACAACTCCGCGGGGAGCAACAACGTCTCCAGGAAGAAACTGGTGGACAGGGGTTAAATCCAGCGATCGCCACAAAAATCCATCAAATCCTCGTTCAGTGCCAAAGTAACCATGCCCCCACGGACGAAGTGCGAATTCAACTGGGGGATCTGCTCCAAGAACTCACCCAACAGGAACAACTTTTTCAAACCTTCGCGCAATATCCCCAACAGCTCCAGGAACTAGAAACCCAACTCGCGGCGATCGCCACTCAAGTTCAGACCGAAACCACCAATGTCGAAGAGAGACACCAAGCCCTAGAAAACGCCAAAACCCAACTCCAAGTTCAACGGCAACTCCTCCAGGCCAAACAAAGCCACCTCAACCAATTAGCCACCTCACGCCAGCGCCAAGAGGATATGCAGGATTTGCTCACTAGCCTTGCTGCTGGCGCTGGGGGCATTGAACACTATGGGGTGGACTTGGCCACCATCGAAGCGATGCCCCTCGGAGAACTCGAAAGCACCGTCGAAAAATTACGGGACGATTTGGATAAACTGGTTCGCTTTGTCAATGACCAGGAAGAAGAACTCACCCTTCAACATGAAGCCGTCGGCGAAATCAAAGCATCCTTGGCTGCGGTCGCACCAGATAACGTGATGGAGCTCCAAGAGCTTGAAGAAGAACTCCGGGACGAAGAAGAAAAATTAGGGATGCTCAACCAGACCTTAGTAGGCCAACGACGCACACTCCGGGAACGTCAGGGGGCATTACAGCAGCATTTGCGCGTCCTCAAACGTCGCCAGGGGATTATCGAAGTAGAAGCAGAGCAAAATATTGATCTGAGTCCGGCGATCGCCTACCTCGAAGATTATGAAGTAGAAGACGAAACCCAAAAGCAGAAGCTCGAAGCCGAAATTGAGGCAATGCACCATACGATTCAGCAGCTTGAAAATATCCTCATGCCCCAGGAACGGGAGTTAGCACAACAACAGAAGAACCTAGAGCAAAAACAAGCGGAATACGAAGCCAAACAACGGGAACAAGCACAACTACAGGGAAAAATTCAGCTCTACGAAGAAAATTTACTCCCCATGAAAAGTGCTTTAGAACAAATGACCCAGTCCCTACGCACCCTAGAAGATTTAATCCATCAGTTTCTACAGGTCAACGAACAACAGCAACAGCTCGCCCAGGAACTCGAACAAACCATGGCCGAGGCAACTCACTCTCCGTAG
- a CDS encoding NAD(P)/FAD-dependent oxidoreductase: MLDVAIIGAGLAGIHCGRKIQRAGHQVALFDKSRGVGGRLATRRIEGLPLDHGLPYWEVLGPYTAALTETLIQADLLEPWSVATSDRLDPDLWKTLPGEQRWMAPAGMTAIAKYLAQDLTIHRSQRLIHLEEVSGHWRLTFEQGETVLARQLVLALPLPQVITLTYSFITVRDRLAEIFYAPALSMMIGYDQFDWIFPWQALRLTQHPLWRTISYEGQKRSPGNFTLVCQTTGNFAQDYLETTDLTPVATMLFSEIQNLFALPTPQWWQIQRWRYALPETNYGQAYYRFPTNSPLIACGDWCLGNGIEGAIAAGLATGDALLSV; the protein is encoded by the coding sequence ATGTTAGATGTGGCGATTATTGGGGCGGGACTAGCAGGGATTCATTGTGGCCGGAAAATTCAACGGGCAGGCCACCAGGTCGCTCTTTTTGACAAATCCCGGGGTGTGGGTGGTCGCCTCGCAACCAGACGAATTGAGGGGCTGCCCCTCGACCATGGCTTACCCTACTGGGAAGTTTTAGGGCCTTATACAGCAGCTTTAACGGAAACTTTAATACAAGCTGATCTGTTAGAACCCTGGTCAGTGGCAACGAGCGATCGCCTTGATCCAGATCTCTGGAAAACCCTTCCTGGGGAACAACGGTGGATGGCGCCAGCAGGGATGACGGCGATCGCCAAATATTTAGCCCAGGATTTAACCATTCATCGGAGCCAGCGTCTGATTCACCTTGAGGAAGTTTCGGGCCATTGGCGACTGACCTTTGAGCAGGGGGAAACGGTTCTCGCTCGGCAGTTAGTTTTAGCGCTGCCCCTGCCCCAGGTGATCACACTCACTTATTCTTTTATTACCGTGCGCGATCGCCTTGCGGAAATTTTCTATGCTCCGGCCCTCTCTATGATGATCGGTTATGACCAGTTTGATTGGATATTTCCCTGGCAAGCGCTCCGCCTCACCCAACATCCCCTGTGGCGCACAATTAGCTATGAAGGACAAAAGCGATCGCCCGGAAACTTTACCCTAGTCTGTCAAACGACGGGAAATTTTGCTCAAGACTATCTAGAGACAACGGATCTAACCCCCGTCGCCACCATGCTGTTCTCTGAAATCCAAAATCTTTTTGCCTTGCCGACCCCCCAATGGTGGCAAATTCAGCGTTGGCGCTATGCTCTCCCTGAAACGAACTATGGCCAGGCCTACTATCGTTTTCCCACGAATTCTCCCCTGATCGCCTGTGGAGACTGGTGTTTGGGGAATGGCATCGAAGGGGCGATCGCCGCTGGTTTGGCCACTGGTGATGCGCTTTTATCTGTGTAA
- a CDS encoding YaaW family protein encodes MDELRTALELATDEELHHLTQLLFSRKFNPLDYWQTPQPSAIRSQDRDRQIQQIETRFRFLAADGVTVLRRQTKTLTYRQILFQVGEFLDIPCGTALDTTEIEAEIFLALTSRAWDKLPQKEQRALIHKVRRSLAQTDLPEALPVQLQHNPLRIFLKGSSTLVISSVLKSFLMKQVARQLALHFATGQALKTTTTRLGSLMLTQTALRYGLTRSVLGAVVPALWSWFLVDLGWRAIATNYGRIIPMIITLAQIRLTREPLVVA; translated from the coding sequence GTGGATGAACTACGGACGGCCCTAGAACTGGCAACGGATGAGGAACTGCACCACCTCACTCAACTGCTCTTTAGCCGCAAATTTAACCCCCTCGACTATTGGCAAACGCCCCAACCTAGTGCCATTCGTAGTCAAGACCGCGATCGCCAAATTCAGCAGATTGAAACTCGCTTTCGTTTTTTAGCCGCCGATGGGGTCACTGTACTCCGTCGCCAAACCAAGACCCTCACCTACCGCCAGATTTTATTTCAGGTGGGGGAATTCCTCGATATTCCCTGTGGTACGGCTCTGGATACGACAGAGATTGAAGCAGAAATTTTCCTAGCTTTGACCAGCCGCGCTTGGGATAAACTTCCCCAAAAAGAACAGCGAGCCTTGATTCATAAAGTGAGGCGATCGCTGGCCCAAACGGATTTACCAGAAGCTTTGCCTGTTCAACTCCAACATAACCCCCTGAGAATTTTCCTCAAAGGCAGTAGCACCTTGGTGATTAGTAGTGTGCTGAAATCATTTTTAATGAAGCAAGTTGCCCGACAGTTGGCGCTACATTTTGCGACGGGTCAAGCTCTAAAAACAACCACGACCAGGCTGGGTTCTCTGATGCTGACTCAAACAGCCTTGCGTTATGGTTTAACCCGTAGTGTGTTAGGGGCTGTTGTCCCAGCCTTGTGGAGCTGGTTCCTCGTCGATCTTGGTTGGCGGGCGATCGCCACCAATTATGGGCGTATTATCCCGATGATTATCACCTTGGCCCAAATTCGCCTCACTAGAGAACCCCTGGTTGTTGCTTAA
- a CDS encoding S8 family peptidase: MRKFLILLLFCVGLGFGLWRAPSLATEGEYDSLILDFRETVETSVVEAQLKAIAQQFNLIPQLNSEFSAADQIYVIEGNQEMLQRLRKFDPIKKATEYIEPNYIYRAYGVPNDPDYPKQWNLRSINVEAAWSETQGEGITVAVIDTGVSPVPDLEQTAFVGGYDFVGDRPEAFDDVGHGTHVAGTIAQSTNNNYGVAGIAYKAKIMPIKVLAANGGGTVADIAEGIRFATDQGADVINLSLGGAGASQLMQEAIDYAYRKNVVIIAAAGNANKNAAAYPARYPKVIGVAATDAAGKKAPYSNYGAGIDLAAPGGSEAGGILQETLNPNTGQPEFIDYKGTSMAAPHVAGVAAMVKASGVTEPAEVLQVLTQSAQKVTEDPLNHYGAGYLNAGQAVTEALKGKITVKDFFRWLRDNGYLNPRFWIDGGTVALLPKLAMVLGSYLLAFLLRNYLPFGWGWPLSSGLVFGSSGLFFLKGIYIFDLPQAPFRLLGSSLPELGNAINGSPALNPLFASVLIPFGILLLFAGTEGGKRFGVGLCLGVASCLWVSAIAAPTVWGLGSGVLAQAFLGINGLLCIALAKLMLTEPLKTSD; the protein is encoded by the coding sequence ATGCGCAAATTTCTGATTTTATTGCTTTTTTGTGTTGGTCTTGGGTTTGGTCTTTGGCGCGCACCAAGCTTGGCGACCGAAGGCGAGTATGATTCTTTGATCTTAGATTTTCGCGAAACCGTAGAAACCAGTGTCGTTGAGGCACAGTTAAAGGCGATCGCCCAACAATTCAACCTGATCCCCCAGCTCAACAGTGAATTTTCTGCCGCTGATCAAATCTATGTCATCGAAGGCAATCAAGAAATGCTTCAGCGGTTGCGCAAATTTGACCCAATCAAAAAAGCAACGGAATACATCGAACCGAACTATATCTACCGGGCCTATGGGGTGCCCAACGACCCAGATTACCCGAAGCAATGGAATTTACGCAGCATTAATGTCGAAGCCGCCTGGTCAGAAACCCAAGGGGAAGGGATCACCGTGGCGGTTATTGATACCGGGGTCAGCCCTGTGCCAGATTTAGAACAAACTGCTTTTGTTGGGGGCTATGATTTCGTTGGCGATCGCCCGGAAGCTTTCGATGATGTGGGCCATGGCACCCATGTTGCCGGTACTATCGCCCAGTCTACTAACAATAACTACGGTGTGGCTGGCATTGCCTATAAAGCAAAGATCATGCCCATTAAAGTGCTCGCCGCCAATGGTGGGGGGACCGTCGCTGACATCGCCGAAGGCATTCGTTTTGCCACTGATCAAGGGGCCGATGTGATTAATCTCAGCCTTGGGGGAGCAGGGGCCAGTCAATTGATGCAAGAGGCGATCGACTATGCCTACCGTAAAAATGTGGTGATCATTGCCGCTGCGGGTAATGCAAACAAAAATGCCGCTGCCTATCCGGCCCGTTATCCCAAAGTGATTGGTGTGGCGGCCACCGATGCGGCTGGTAAAAAAGCACCCTATTCCAACTACGGGGCAGGGATTGATCTCGCGGCCCCTGGGGGCAGTGAAGCGGGGGGCATTCTTCAGGAAACCTTGAATCCCAACACAGGGCAACCAGAATTTATCGACTACAAAGGAACCAGTATGGCTGCGCCCCACGTGGCTGGTGTGGCGGCAATGGTCAAGGCGAGCGGTGTGACTGAACCAGCCGAAGTTTTACAGGTCTTAACCCAATCGGCCCAAAAGGTAACCGAAGATCCTTTAAACCATTACGGTGCAGGGTATCTCAATGCGGGACAAGCAGTAACAGAAGCCCTGAAAGGCAAAATCACCGTCAAAGATTTCTTCCGCTGGCTCCGGGACAATGGGTATTTGAATCCTCGTTTTTGGATCGATGGGGGTACAGTAGCCCTTTTGCCGAAGTTAGCGATGGTTTTAGGTTCCTATCTCCTCGCCTTTCTGCTGCGAAACTATTTACCCTTTGGCTGGGGTTGGCCCCTCAGTAGTGGCTTAGTTTTCGGCAGTTCGGGGTTATTTTTCCTAAAAGGTATTTATATTTTTGATTTGCCTCAGGCTCCTTTTCGGCTTCTGGGCAGTTCTCTCCCGGAATTGGGTAATGCTATCAATGGCAGTCCTGCTTTAAATCCCCTGTTTGCCAGTGTTTTGATTCCCTTTGGAATATTGCTGCTGTTTGCTGGCACCGAAGGGGGAAAACGCTTTGGGGTTGGCCTCTGTTTAGGGGTTGCGAGTTGCCTCTGGGTCAGTGCGATCGCCGCGCCGACGGTTTGGGGTTTGGGGTCTGGCGTTTTGGCCCAGGCATTTTTAGGGATTAATGGATTGCTGTGCATCGCCCTGGCGAAATTGATGCTGACGGAACCGTTGAAAACCAGTGACTAA
- a CDS encoding iron ABC transporter permease: MTLAIAALIALPIFSVLGSVFTDSGEIWRHLVETVLGRYVLNSFWLMLGVGAGVTILGVATAWLVTMCRFRGQSFWEVLLLLPLAAPAYLLAYIYTDILDYFGWVQRFLRLIFGWQSAQDYWFPEVRSLGGAIIMLILVLYPYVYLLARVAFLEQSVTTLEASRALGCGPWKSFWAIALPLARPAITAGLALALMETLNDFGTVQYFGVETFTTGIYRTWFGLGAPQAAAQLAAVLMLFIAGLLVLEKWSRHQAQYYQTSNNYDKPQAYELQGWRAAIATLTCGIPVFFGFVVPVGTLLEMAFNRPQAQFRTQFWEFAQHSFVLASVTAVLAVAIALVLAYGQRLNHSLWMALGVRISSLGYAIPGSVIAVGILIPMGKLDNAIANFFQAQFNISTGLLLSGTITALVFAYLVRFLAVSFGAVETSLGKIKPTLDDASRSLGYTPIRTLVSVHTPLMWSGLLTAAMLVFVDVMKELPATLVIRPFNFDTLAVKVYQYASDERLVEASVPALAILAVGLIPVIFLSWRIAHVRND; the protein is encoded by the coding sequence ATGACTTTGGCGATCGCCGCTCTGATTGCCCTCCCAATTTTTTCTGTATTGGGGAGTGTTTTTACAGATTCTGGCGAGATCTGGCGTCACTTGGTCGAAACGGTGCTGGGGCGTTATGTGCTTAATTCTTTCTGGTTGATGCTTGGGGTTGGTGCGGGGGTCACGATTTTGGGGGTCGCCACGGCTTGGCTGGTGACGATGTGCCGCTTTCGGGGCCAAAGTTTTTGGGAGGTGCTGTTATTGTTGCCCCTCGCTGCACCGGCTTATCTATTGGCCTATATTTACACGGATATTTTGGACTATTTCGGCTGGGTACAGCGGTTTTTGCGACTGATCTTCGGTTGGCAATCGGCCCAGGATTATTGGTTTCCGGAGGTTCGTTCCCTGGGAGGGGCGATCATCATGTTGATCTTGGTGTTGTATCCCTACGTCTACCTGCTGGCACGGGTTGCTTTTTTAGAACAGTCGGTCACAACCCTAGAGGCGAGTCGTGCTTTGGGCTGCGGCCCCTGGAAAAGTTTTTGGGCGATCGCCTTACCGTTAGCCCGGCCAGCGATTACAGCGGGTCTGGCTTTAGCTTTGATGGAAACGTTAAATGATTTTGGCACGGTGCAATATTTTGGCGTGGAAACCTTCACCACGGGGATCTATCGCACTTGGTTTGGTTTGGGGGCTCCCCAGGCAGCAGCTCAACTCGCGGCAGTCTTGATGCTGTTTATTGCGGGATTGTTAGTGCTCGAAAAATGGTCACGGCACCAGGCCCAGTATTACCAAACCAGTAATAACTACGACAAACCCCAGGCTTACGAGTTGCAGGGATGGCGGGCGGCGATCGCCACGCTGACCTGCGGGATCCCGGTATTTTTTGGGTTTGTTGTGCCCGTCGGGACTCTGTTAGAAATGGCGTTTAATCGTCCCCAGGCGCAGTTTCGGACGCAGTTCTGGGAGTTTGCCCAGCACAGTTTTGTCTTAGCCAGTGTGACGGCGGTTTTAGCGGTGGCGATCGCCTTGGTTTTAGCCTATGGTCAACGGTTAAATCACAGCCTCTGGATGGCCTTGGGCGTGCGGATCTCTTCCCTGGGTTATGCTATTCCCGGTTCGGTGATCGCGGTGGGAATTCTGATTCCCATGGGTAAGCTCGACAATGCGATCGCCAATTTTTTCCAAGCCCAGTTTAATATCTCAACGGGTTTGCTCCTGAGTGGCACCATTACCGCCCTGGTTTTTGCCTATTTGGTACGCTTTTTGGCGGTGTCCTTTGGGGCCGTCGAAACAAGCCTCGGCAAAATTAAACCCACCCTAGATGATGCCTCGCGCAGCCTCGGTTATACACCGATTCGTACCTTAGTGAGTGTGCATACTCCCCTCATGTGGAGTGGTTTATTAACCGCTGCGATGTTGGTGTTTGTGGATGTAATGAAGGAACTCCCAGCGACCCTGGTGATTCGTCCCTTTAACTTCGATACCCTGGCCGTGAAAGTTTATCAATATGCTTCCGATGAACGTTTAGTCGAAGCCTCTGTGCCCGCTCTGGCGATTTTAGCGGTGGGTCTGATTCCGGTTATTTTTCTCAGTTGGCGCATTGCCCATGTCCGCAACGACTAA